ACAACTTACTACCGAAGCTTGAAAAAAGCGACTATTTTGAAATCGAAGAACAAATAGCAGTGGTGCAAAAGGAGCTCGAGGCACTTAGAGCAAAGGTAAAAAGTTTAGAAACGTCAAAACAAATTGCCACGTGCAAGGAGCTTTTAGAGGACATAGCTAAGCTCGAGTCGTTGGTAAATGAATTGAGTAACTACAAGACATACACAAACGAAAATTTACAAAAGTACGTAGAACTTGAGAATAAAATTGAATGGTTAAAAGACGAGATAGACAAGGTCACTAACGAAAAGCAGAAACTTAAAGATAAAGTAGAGAATATCAATAAAGAAATAGAGCGAATCGAAAATAACATATCCTTGTTACGTGAAAATAGCAAGAACGCAGAAAAGATAAAAGAAAGAATCAACGGATATCTATACAAGAACTCTGAAATGAGCAATAAATACAAGAACAAAAACATACTTCTAACTTCGACCTTCACCGCAATTGTTCTTGCCATAATACTCTTTCTAACAATATCAGGAACCATCTTCAAAGCTGTAATAACAGCAGCTGGTATTGTAACTACACTCTTTTTGTTTGCACTTTATTCCAAACTAATCAACCAAATTAGAGCTGTCGAGCAACTTCGGAAAGAAATCCTAAGGGAAGGGCAAATAACTTTTCGAACAACTTTCACAGATATCGAATCCCTCGAAAACGAATGTTTAAACACTATGAAGGACTACGAAAAGACCATTGAAGAAGAAACGGGATTAAGAAATCGTAAAACTGAGTTCGAACGAGAAATAGACAATTTAGAAGACCAGCTCAAAGACTTAACTGAACAACATTCAAGAGCCGAAACAGATTTGGAGACTCTTAAGAACTTGTTGTCCGTGAATTCAGCAGAAGGGTTGAGACAAAAACTAAATGAGAGGTCAAAACTTGAAGGAACATACCAAGCCTTAAAATCACAAATTCTTACAAAGATAAAAACCTACGGTGTCAAGCTGGACGGCCTTCCTAAAGATTTACCGGAACCATGTGGGCCAGAAATTGCCGGTGAACTTGCGAAAATAAAGGATACGCTTGTTAAATACATGGAGCTAATGAGTAAAGACCGAACAAAAGAAGAAAGCGAAGAGTTGAAACAATTAGCTGAATTCGAAGAATACGAAGAAAAAATAATGCACGAAATTGAAAAGCTCCAAAAACAGTTGGAGGACCTAAGAAACAAAGAAAGACAGTTGCAAGAATTGATGAAATTCATTTTTGCCAAAGCAAAAGAATCAAAACTGCTAGATGAAATCTTTGATGAAGTGCCCGACGTTGTATACAAATCTGACCTGATCAAACTCAGAAATGAACTTCGAGAGTTTATCGACGAATTAACAAAACGACAAAACATCGAGAAAACTGCACTTGAAATACTGCGAAAAATCGAGGAAGAGGAGAGAGAAAGCATTTCAAATTTATTCAAACAAAGCAATTTAATAAAGATCTTCACTGAGATAACGGACGGAAAATACATCGATGTGGTGTATGGTAAAAACAAAACCGACGAATACATCAAAGTCAGAAGTGCAGATGGTCAAGAATTCACACCAGAACAACTCTCCGCAGGCACATACGACCAGCTCTACTTTGCCATTCGACTTGCTCTTGCTGAACATCTTTTTGGCAAAGAAAACGGGCAAAAGGCATTCTTCATCCTTGACGATCCATTTGTAAAATACGACAAAAAACGCCTTCTAAAACAAATCCAAAAACTTGTAGAACTTTCAAACCAAGGATGGCAATTTTTGTATTTCACAGCAAAAGATGAAATAGTTGACTTAGGTGAAAGACTCGGCATTGATATAATCAATCTTGATGAGATCGTTCATTAATCATAACTGTTCATTTCTTCTTTACGGTATGCTAAAATTAGACGTGGACCTACAAAGAGAAAAGAAAGGAAGGGAAGATATGGCTATCTTAGTTGCTGGTGGGGCAGGATACATCGGTTCGCACGTTTGCAAGATGCTGAAAGAAAGAGGATATGAAGTAATTATCTTGGACAACCTTTCTCACGGATACCGAAGCTTTGCAAAGTACGGAGAGTTCATCTTAGGTGATATCGCAGATGCAACCTTGCTCGACTTGATATTCACACACTACAAAGTCGATGCAGTAATGCATTTTTGTGCGTACATAGAAGTTGGGGAGTCTGTGAAAGATCCGAATAAATACTACATAAACAACGTCTCAAACACAATCACCTTGCTCAACGCCATGCTGAAGCACAACATAAAATACTTTGTCTTCTCATCGACCGCTGCGGTGTACGGCATGCCAGAGCGAATACCGATAAAAGAAGACGACCCAAAAGCGCCGATTAATCCATATGGAAGAAGCAAATACATGGTCGAACAAATCTTAGAGGATTACGATAGTGCTTACGCTTTGAAAAGCATACGCTTTAGATACTTTAACGCCGCAGGAGCTGACGAATCGCTCGAAATTGGCGAAGCACACGAGCCAGAAACACACCTCATTCCTTTGATCCTCGACGCAGCTTGCAAAGTTAGAGAAAGCGTAAAAATATTCGGTACAGACTACAAAACCAAAGACGGCACCTGCATCAGAGATTTTGTGCACGTTAACGACTTAGCGGATGCACATATAAAAGGTCTCGAATATCTAATGAGCGAAAACAAAACCGACTATTTCAACCTTGGTAGTGGTTCAGGATATTCGGTGAGAGAAGTTATCGAAAAAGCCAAAGAAATCACGAAGGTTGATTTCAGAGTCGAAGAAACCGGTAGAAGACCAGGGGACCCAGCTTACTTGATAGCCGATAATGAAAAGGCAAGAAAGATACTGAACTGGGAGCCAAAGTACGACCTTGATGGGATAATAGCCACTGCTTGGAATTGGCACAGAAAGTTGAGGAAGGAATTCTGCAATGAATAATTCATTTGGAAGTATAAAAAAGGCTTCGGGTCGACCGAAGCCTTTTTGGTTGAATTATATTGATAATTACCTTCTGTATCCCTTGGCTAAAGCTGGATTTCTGACCTGAGCAGTTCTTCTGAGATTCACTTGTCCTTTTGGCCCTCTCAAGCTTGCTAAATCAAACGACTTCCCATCAACGGTCACCTTTTCCGCAACGATGAACTTATCTGAACTAGTTGTTACAATTCTTCCTACAATCTCAATAGACTGCCCTTGTTTGAGTTGAAGAAGTCTAAATATAGGTCCTGCATGGACATCGTAGACCGTGTCACCAACTTGAACTTTGAAAACAAATCCGTTGTTTAAATCGAGTGAGTACTCCTTTACAGTACCTTTAAACGTCTGCGTTGCACTCAAAGAAGCATCTGCCGGTAAATTTCTGTGAAGTCTCTGCTGAACGGCTTGAGCAACCTGCTGCGATGTTTGAGTGTTTGCTGCAGCTTGATAACCGAATCTTTGAGCGTTCATGGGACCAAATGCAAAAATACTACCTGCCAAAAGAACTCCCGCTGCCAAAACTACCAAGAACTTTTTCATACTTACCAACCTCCTCAAAGTTTTTTAGTTTTAACCTTTTTTCGTTCTCACCTTTTCGGTGAGTTGCAATAGTATTCTACTCGTATAACCTTAGAAAGTACTTTAAATTTGCTGAGAACTTGCTTAGAAAATAAAAAAAGAGCAAGCCTACTCGGCCTGCCCTTTTTTCTTGCCGTTATGAGAGCAGTAGTGATTATTTCTTCTGCTCAATTAACTCCTTGAGCTTTTCTCTTATCATGTACCTTGTTATCTCTCTCTTAAAAGCTGAAGGAATAACTTCCGTAAACATCGCCTTTACTCTGAGCTCAATCTTTATCATTGGGTCATTCAAGTTTCCGTTGTTGTTTAGTTGGAATTTCAAAGCGAACTCAGGATTATTAGCCAAGTCTTCACTGATATAAATAAACGGCAGGTTATTGACAATAAGTCTAACATCATCAATTGTTGGTTCACGTTCTCCTGTAAATAACTTTTTGAAATTCTCGTAGGACTGCTTGTCCTTAAACACCGTGTCCACAAAAGCTTTTCTAATACCGATGTTGTTATCACGCAAGTCAATGGAATCTTTGTACAATTTTCTGAAATCTAAAGTAACTATCACTTTGTAACTATATTCACTTTTACCTTTGCTGTTTTCAAAAGTAGTTGTTGCGTCGTTCGTAAACTCAATGACCCCAGCATTCGGTAAAGCTTTGTTGAATTCAACAAGTACATCCTTTACTTTCTGCGGCACGTTTCCATTCAGCTTAAACCCACCCAAATCTACAGGCTGATTAAGTGCCTCTTTTGCTATGAAGCATTTTTCACTTCCTGCAGCTTTCACAAAGAGTGTAACTATTGTTTCTTTTCCATCCTTTCTGAAACCTTTGTCATCTACGATACTTGTGTTGTTCTCAAAATCACCGATTTCAAGGAAACTCATAACAGACCATTTAAGAGCATCTAACGTCTTGTTGACTCTTGTTATTTTGAACGGTTCCTCCACAAAAATATCTGCCATGTTCAAAAGATCTTTTGGATTTGCAATTGCTGTTAATTTGCCGAAGTGTTCCTTTATTCCGTCAAAATCTTCTATAAGTATCCCCATAAGGAAATAGTAAAGATTATTCTCAGCTTCATCAATTATAATAGGGCTTTTAAATTGATTCTGGGAACTTCTCATGACATTTCTCCATGCTTCTACTAATTCCTCTGCTTGAAGTGCTGATTGGTAACTATGATAAAGCGATGAAAGTGCGTTATAAGCAACGGAAAAATCCCTGAAATCCATGTACAGCTTGTCAGGTTCAGTAATCTCTGGTTTTATCTTCTTTGCAAGCGCAACGATTTTGTCCTTTCTCTCTCCTTGAATCTCTACTATGTACTTTTGCCTGTCCGGATGTGTGTAAAATCTTCTTGCACCTTCATCAAGGAATTTTTCTATCTTTTCGATGTACGTTTTGTGTTTTTCTAAAATGTTCAAAATCTCTGACGGATCAAACTCTTCGTCTTCCAAAAGCTTGAAACCATTTAAGCTCTTTGTAAAAGCTTGAAACGTGCTGGATGGAACAACTTGCTGGAGTTCATCCAATATACTTTCAAGTTCATCGTCCGCAAGTAAATCCGCTACATACCTCGGATCGTTTGGCTCGAGCTTGGTACTATCGTTGACAGGTTGATTTGGTAGTGGTTCAGGACCAAAGAGAGTACAGCTTGTCAACAAAGCTATGCCAAGCACAATAAAAACAAGCATACCGACAAAAGTGAATCTTTTTAGCATACTTGCCCCCCTTCCTGTAAAAGAATAGTTTTCTCTCGCTCATATCTCCTACGAAATTATTGTAACACAGGCTCTATCCAAAATCAAGATACTTATCTTATTCAAATTCGCGCTAAATAAAGAATTCGTCCCACATCTTCTCAATCAGAAACCTTAATCCTCGAAAAAGGGAATATTACGTAACCTATGTTACGGACAATACTTCGAACCTTTGATACAGTATAATTAGGTAAAACTAATTACGGCGATCTTCATATGGAGGTGTTCGATATGGCGGAAATTTTCAACAAGAGGGAATACTTGAAGAACCTCATCAGGCGAGCGGACCGAAATCCACAAGAAGTTGAGAGACTGAAAAGCGAGATTAAATCAGTTATAAAAGAACTAAAACCTGTAGAAATCGCTATCGTTGAAAATGAACTCTCAAGAGAAGACGGGATCACTGTCGAAAGAATTAGGGAGATCTGCGACATCCACCTTGAGCTAATGGAAGAGTTTCTGAACGAAGAACCTCCCGTCGAACCATGGCATCCTGTATTCATCTCAATGAAGGAACACGAGAAAATTCTTGGTATGCTAAAGCGACTGAAAGATCTTGTTGAATCGGCGGTGAATTCTCCTTCGTTTGAAACGTTCGTAAGTATTTCAAGTGTCGTTAATGAGATGAAAGGTATCGAGCTTCACTTCCAAAAGCAAGAATACGGTATATTTCCATACGTAGAAAAATACGGTGTCGAACAACCACCAAAAGTTATGTGGTCTGAGCACGATACAATGCGCTCCATGATTAAGCAAATCACGGAAATCGTCGAAAATCGCGATGTTGAAGCTCTGAAGACGGTTGGTTTAAAGCTCGCAACAGATTTGCTTGAAATGTTTATGTTGCATGTTCATAAGGAAAATCACATACTTTTCCCAACCGCTCTTAATCTTGTTAGTGAAGAAGAATTCAAACAAATCCGAAAAACATTCGATGAAATCGGATATTGCTGCTACTTTCCTGAACCATTCAAAAGTGAGAGACAAAAAGAGCAAACTAATAAAGTTGAAGAAAACTCTTCGGCCCAACCAATCTCGGAAAGTTCCACTGGTTCAACGCAAATTGAAAAGTTGCTGAACGCTTATAGGGAATTGAAAAGTTTGCTCGTTCAAATGAGTGTTATCGATGAAAGTGCGGAAAAGCAAAAGATAAAGCTTCCCTCTGGCGAGTTTGAGATTGAAGAATTACAATACATGCTCAACACTTTGCCTGTCGATATTACTTTTGTTGATAGGAACGATCAGGTGAAATATTTCAGTGAAGGAAAAGAGAGGATATTCTTGAGAACACGTGATATAATCGGTAGAAAAGTTCAAAACTGTCATCCTCCAAAAAGCGTGCACATCGTGGAAAAGATATTGCGGGACTTCAAATCAGGCAAACGTGATCACGCCGATTTTTGGATAAAACTCGGTGACAAGTACGTTTTGATAAGGTACTTTGCTGTTAGAAACGAAAAGGGAGAATACCTCGGAACCCTTGAAGTAACCCAAGACATCGCCCCGATACAACAAATCACCGGTGAAAAGAGGATATACGACGAGGAATGATTATCATATCAAAGGGAGGTAAACGCAATGGTCTACAGAGTATCCGATACCCCGAACTTAATGCAAGGTCCCATCGATGCGCGAAGGTTCTACGAATCCAAGAAAGCTATTGTCGCACAGATTACACTCCAGCCTGGTGGGAAACTTGAAAAGCACTCTTCAAAGGAATTCGCACTTCTTTTCGTCATATTTGGGAAGGTTAGGGTAGAGGTAGGGGATCATTCGTATGAACTCGAACAAGATTCCCTAATCGAATTTCCACAGAATATTTTGCACAGTGTCGAAAACGTGGGCGACGGAGTGGCGAAGGTGCTGGTGGTCAAGATTAAGTGAGCATTCTTTTTGACTGAATTTTCTAAATAAAAGGTCGGCCGTGCGGCCGACCTTTGTTTTTTCTAACCAACAATCAACACGATCAAATCGTTGACATTCGTGCCTGTTGGACCTGTGATTAGAAGGTCTCCAGCGATCTTGAGTGCGTTGTATGAATCGTTGTTTTCTAAGAAGCTTTCAGCGCGGTAGCCAACTTGTTTTATTCTTTGCACCGTTTGACCGTCGACGATTCCCCCAGCAGCATCGGTTGGTCCATCGGTGCCATCCGTTCCAAAGCTGCAAAGGACAACATCGCTCAAACCATCGATGGAAAGAGCAAAGGAAAGTGCCAATTCCTGATTTCTTCCACCTTTTCCAGTGCCTTTAACTCTAACGATAGTTTCCCCACCAAGTATCACAGCTGCGGGCTTTCTAACAGGCCTATCATTTTCTTTTATCTCTTTAGCTATCGAACCTAAGAACCTACCAGCTTCTTTTGCTTCACAATCAAGAACCGTTGTTAAGATAAGCGTGTTGTAACCAAGTTCTTTTGCTACATTTTGAGCAGTGTCGCAAGCTACTTTCACGCTGCCTATGATGTAAGTTTCTACGTTCGATAATTCTTTTGGCGTTTCCTGTTTAAGTGCGTTTAGAATACTTTCGCTTGTAGTGATCTTGTACCTTTCCAGCACTTCCAATGCTTGCTGCGAAGTTGTGTTGTCCGGATAAGCAGGACCTGAAGCAATGCTGTCCAACCTATCGCCAAGCACATCGGACAGAACAAGTGAGATAACTTTCGCAGGATGAACGTGCTGAGCAAACCTTCCACCTTTGACTTTTGAAAGGTGTTTCCGAACGGTATTTATCTCCACTATATTCGCACCACTTTTTAGCAACGCTTCGTTCAATTTCTGGATATCTTTAAGACTGATACCATCCACTGGCATTTCAAAAAGTGCAGAACCACCGCCTGAAACAAGAAAGAGCACTACATCGTTCTGTGTTAAATTTTCCGTGAGTTCAAGCGCTCTTTTCGTTGCATTTAAGGTGTTTTCATCAGGTATTGGGTGGCCTGCCTCATAGATTTCAAAGCCTTCTATATTCCCTTCCGAATGACCGTATTTAGTTATAATTATGCCTCTTTCGATCTCGTCTTTCAAAACTTCCTTTGCGGCCTTCGCCATTCGCCAAGCTGCTTTTCCAATTGATACCACAATGAGTTTGCCTTTTCTATTTTGGAGTTTTTCGATGTTCTTAGTAAGCCAATCCTTCACCGTATTGTCTGGAACTACAGATTTTCTGACTCTTTCAATTATCATCTCAATGTCCGTTCTTAATTTCTGAATTACGATCAACGAATTCACCCCTCTCTAACTATTTTTATTATACCGTTATCAATTATCAATTCGCAATTAAAAGTGCCTGCAGTAATCCTTCAAAACTTGTAGAATTTACTCCTTTGATGTGATAAAATAAATCAATAGACAACATTATCTATTCCAGGAGGTATACGGTTTGGAAAACTACAGTAATTTAAAAGTTTTTTCGCTTGACACTTCATCACCGCGTGTTGTTGCTTGCTATTTTGATAGTGAGAAAAAGATAATGATCGAATTAGAAACCAAAGCAAAGCACGGTATCCAGGTATCACAAGTTGTTGAAAAGTTGAAGGAAGTCGATTTCAACTCACTTGATGTGATAGGTGTAGGTATTGGACCTGGTGGCTTGACAGGTCTTCGAGTTGGCATATCCTTTGCACTCGGATTGGGAATCGGGAAGAGATTTGTTCGAATAAGTTCGTTGAAACTTATAGCAATGAACGCACTTGCCTCCAACGGCTATATTGGAGTCGTGAGAAAGGCAAGGGAGGGTTACCTTTACGCAGGGCTTTACCATGCCGAAAATGGAAAACTGCATACGCTTGTTGAACCCTTTATCGAGTCCATAGATGTGGTAAGGGAAAGATTTAAAAGCTATAACCAGCTACTTTTGCTTGGCGATGGTGCGGAATATTTTAAAGACTATGGCATCGTATTTGAACAACCCACGTATTCCCAATACAATTTTCCAAGCGTAAGAAATCTGTACTTATTAACAATCGAAGAGATAGCCAACGGCAATTTTGTGGATGCTCTACACATCGAACCACTCTATTTACAAAAGAGTATCGCTGAATTGAATTTCGAAAAAAAGCTAAAACAAATTCAGGAAAAATAAAAATAACAAGTTTTGAGGTGGTTCAATGGCGTACCATCCGGAAAGCATGGGAAACGTGAAAAAGCCGGTAAGAGAAGAATCAAATGAAGCGCTATTTTCTAATCTTAAAGATATGAAATTGACACCAATGATGAGGCAGTATCTTGATATAAAGAAGAAATATCAAGATTCCATTCTGCTCTTCAGGCTCGGGGATTTTTACGAAGCCTTCTTCGATGACGCACTTGTTGTATCCAAGGTGCTCAACATCGTTCTCACCAAACGTCAGGATGCTCCAATGGCGGGCATCCCATACCATGCGCTCGATAATTACTTGAAGAGACTTGTAGATAGCGGCTACAAGGTTGCTATTTGCGAGCAGATGGAAGATCCAGCAACAGCAAAAGGTATTGTGAAACGCGAGGTAACACGTGTAATAACTCCC
The DNA window shown above is from Fervidobacterium changbaicum and carries:
- the tsaB gene encoding tRNA (adenosine(37)-N6)-threonylcarbamoyltransferase complex dimerization subunit type 1 TsaB, coding for MENYSNLKVFSLDTSSPRVVACYFDSEKKIMIELETKAKHGIQVSQVVEKLKEVDFNSLDVIGVGIGPGGLTGLRVGISFALGLGIGKRFVRISSLKLIAMNALASNGYIGVVRKAREGYLYAGLYHAENGKLHTLVEPFIESIDVVRERFKSYNQLLLLGDGAEYFKDYGIVFEQPTYSQYNFPSVRNLYLLTIEEIANGNFVDALHIEPLYLQKSIAELNFEKKLKQIQEK
- the galE gene encoding UDP-glucose 4-epimerase GalE codes for the protein MAILVAGGAGYIGSHVCKMLKERGYEVIILDNLSHGYRSFAKYGEFILGDIADATLLDLIFTHYKVDAVMHFCAYIEVGESVKDPNKYYINNVSNTITLLNAMLKHNIKYFVFSSTAAVYGMPERIPIKEDDPKAPINPYGRSKYMVEQILEDYDSAYALKSIRFRYFNAAGADESLEIGEAHEPETHLIPLILDAACKVRESVKIFGTDYKTKDGTCIRDFVHVNDLADAHIKGLEYLMSENKTDYFNLGSGSGYSVREVIEKAKEITKVDFRVEETGRRPGDPAYLIADNEKARKILNWEPKYDLDGIIATAWNWHRKLRKEFCNE
- a CDS encoding DUF438 domain-containing protein, which codes for MAEIFNKREYLKNLIRRADRNPQEVERLKSEIKSVIKELKPVEIAIVENELSREDGITVERIREICDIHLELMEEFLNEEPPVEPWHPVFISMKEHEKILGMLKRLKDLVESAVNSPSFETFVSISSVVNEMKGIELHFQKQEYGIFPYVEKYGVEQPPKVMWSEHDTMRSMIKQITEIVENRDVEALKTVGLKLATDLLEMFMLHVHKENHILFPTALNLVSEEEFKQIRKTFDEIGYCCYFPEPFKSERQKEQTNKVEENSSAQPISESSTGSTQIEKLLNAYRELKSLLVQMSVIDESAEKQKIKLPSGEFEIEELQYMLNTLPVDITFVDRNDQVKYFSEGKERIFLRTRDIIGRKVQNCHPPKSVHIVEKILRDFKSGKRDHADFWIKLGDKYVLIRYFAVRNEKGEYLGTLEVTQDIAPIQQITGEKRIYDEE
- a CDS encoding ATP-binding protein; translation: MRIKEFHIKKYGPLSFTKLVKLNNFTIFYGENESGKTLTIEAILKILVGKKEAKDRIYENIERVEEYPDGYLIIEDGEKLIRVQNGEFLKHFELSHEELKNIFIIRNSDLSIEFSQKNKEPDVYSKVSEKLVGSQISKIQSIKSKILENSIITESGMFKDQKEAKYKQYFERINKLIEEIDNLLPKLEKSDYFEIEEQIAVVQKELEALRAKVKSLETSKQIATCKELLEDIAKLESLVNELSNYKTYTNENLQKYVELENKIEWLKDEIDKVTNEKQKLKDKVENINKEIERIENNISLLRENSKNAEKIKERINGYLYKNSEMSNKYKNKNILLTSTFTAIVLAIILFLTISGTIFKAVITAAGIVTTLFLFALYSKLINQIRAVEQLRKEILREGQITFRTTFTDIESLENECLNTMKDYEKTIEEETGLRNRKTEFEREIDNLEDQLKDLTEQHSRAETDLETLKNLLSVNSAEGLRQKLNERSKLEGTYQALKSQILTKIKTYGVKLDGLPKDLPEPCGPEIAGELAKIKDTLVKYMELMSKDRTKEESEELKQLAEFEEYEEKIMHEIEKLQKQLEDLRNKERQLQELMKFIFAKAKESKLLDEIFDEVPDVVYKSDLIKLRNELREFIDELTKRQNIEKTALEILRKIEEEERESISNLFKQSNLIKIFTEITDGKYIDVVYGKNKTDEYIKVRSADGQEFTPEQLSAGTYDQLYFAIRLALAEHLFGKENGQKAFFILDDPFVKYDKKRLLKQIQKLVELSNQGWQFLYFTAKDEIVDLGERLGIDIINLDEIVH
- a CDS encoding cupin domain-containing protein, producing the protein MVYRVSDTPNLMQGPIDARRFYESKKAIVAQITLQPGGKLEKHSSKEFALLFVIFGKVRVEVGDHSYELEQDSLIEFPQNILHSVENVGDGVAKVLVVKIK
- a CDS encoding glycerate kinase type-2 family protein, which produces MIIERVRKSVVPDNTVKDWLTKNIEKLQNRKGKLIVVSIGKAAWRMAKAAKEVLKDEIERGIIITKYGHSEGNIEGFEIYEAGHPIPDENTLNATKRALELTENLTQNDVVLFLVSGGGSALFEMPVDGISLKDIQKLNEALLKSGANIVEINTVRKHLSKVKGGRFAQHVHPAKVISLVLSDVLGDRLDSIASGPAYPDNTTSQQALEVLERYKITTSESILNALKQETPKELSNVETYIIGSVKVACDTAQNVAKELGYNTLILTTVLDCEAKEAGRFLGSIAKEIKENDRPVRKPAAVILGGETIVRVKGTGKGGRNQELALSFALSIDGLSDVVLCSFGTDGTDGPTDAAGGIVDGQTVQRIKQVGYRAESFLENNDSYNALKIAGDLLITGPTGTNVNDLIVLIVG